TCAGTTTCTCCTCAGCGAACAGGTCAGCGCGAACAAAGCAGACCTTGCGACCCTGACGAAGAAGTTTGGCGCGGCCTTCTATCCACACACCAGATTTCGCGGCTGCCAAAAATTCCGTGTTGAGGGATATGGTAGCACAGGGCGCGCCGTCAATCGCATGAAAAACCAGGCTTCCCATCATGGTGTCAGCGAGCGCAACAGCCATGCCGCCATGGAGCATGCCATATGGGTTGCAATGATGTGGTTCGGCGCGAAAACCCCAAACGGCTTCACCGTCGGGGACATCGGTTTGGCGAAATATCGGTCCGACATGGGTCTCAAAAGAAACGCCTCCGTCATTCAAGACGGGCTCGAAACCTTCTGGCGGAAAGTCAGGCATGGGCTTCAGATCTTCTGATCATATTCGCCGACGTCGGGCTCTTCCGCGAGAATGGCATCGAGCGCGCCGAACATGGCTTTCTTGTTTTTATCCGACGTTGGGCTTTCCACCACAACGACGAGGCCCGGTTTATTGGACGATGCTCGGATAAGGCCCCATGTACCGTCTTCCACGGTCACACGAACACCATTCACCGTCACAACGCTCCGAATGGCCTGACCTATCAACTGATCGCCTTTGTCTGCCATGGCCTGAATGCGTGCGATGATGCGATCCACAACACCGTACTTCTTATCGTCCGGGCAGTGGGGCGACATGGTGGGCGACCCCCAGGTTTTGGGAAGCGCGCGTTTGAGGTCGGCCATACTTTGGTCCGGTGCGCGGTCCAGCATGCCGCAAATCGCGATCGCAGAAACGAGCCCATCGTCATACCCCCGGCCAATGGGCGGGTTGAAGAAATAATGGCCACTCTTTTCAAAGCCCACCAATGCGTCCAGCTCATGCGCGCGACGCTTGATGTAGGAGTGACCTGTTTTCCAATAATCCGTCTTGGCCCCATTCTCAATCAGCACCGGATCGGTGAGGAAAAGGCCTGTTGATTTCACATCAACCACAAATTGTGCATTCGGTTGAGTGGTCGACAAGTCGCGGGCCAGCATCACACCAACCTTGTCGGCGAATATTTCTTCGCCCTCATTGTCAACCACGCCGCAGCGATCGCCGTCACCGTCAAAGGCAAGGCCCACATCGGCACCCGTCTCCAACACCTTGTCCCGCATGGCATGGAGCATTTCCATGTCTTCCGGGTTCGGATTGTAGCGGGGGAAGGTGTGGTCGAGCTCACAATCAAGCGGGATCACCTCAACGCCAATGCCCGCAAGAACAGCCGGTGCAAAGATGCCGGCAGTCCCATTGCCACACGCTGCAACCACTTTCAGTTTGCGCTTGATCTTGGGGCGATCCACAAGGTCGGCGACATAGCGTTCCCGCATATCATTCACATAGGTGTAGCTGCCGCCGGGGCGTGCCTGATAGGTGCCGTTCAGAACAATTTCGCGGAGCGCACTCATCTCGTCGGGCCCGAAAGTGAGAGGACGCGCAGCGCCCATTTTCACACCGGTCCACCCGTTTTCATTGTGACTTGCCGTGACCATAGCAACCGCAGGCACATCGAGCGCGAACTGAGAGAAATAGGCAGTAGGCGAGAGGGCCAGGCCAATGTCGAACACTTCTGCACCGGCAGCCATCAAGCCATTCATTAGAGCTTGTTGGATTGAACCGGAATAGGACCGGTAATCATGCCCAACAGAGATACGGGGATCGACCTTTAGATCGTGGAGCAATGTCCCAAGGCCCATGCCCAGTGCCTGAATGCCCCGCAGATTGATCTCATCTGGAAAGAGCCAGCGGGCGTCATACTCGCGAAACCCCTGAGGGGCGACGAGCGGAGCCGTTTCAAACTCTTCCGAGTTCGGCGCGATAGAAGGGCTGGGCTTAGGCAACATGCGAACTTGTCCTTTGCATTCTGCAATTCCCGCTCAAAACGGGAGCGGCGCAGGTCTTATACAGGCATTTGTGTAAAGGGTCTGCGAAATTGAGACCACAATGCTGGACGTCGCGCTTATTCCCGCAGCATCAATCTGTCCCCTGAAAGCTCTACCGCACTCAGTTTGCTGAGAAAGCTCATCCCCAGAAGCGACTGGGAAAGGCCTCCCTGAGAGACAGATGCCCGAACACCTCGCACTGAGATGGAGCCGACGGAGACTTCATCAAGTGTGACCAGCGCTGCGTAGGCTGTGCCGTTCGCAGTTTGATAGGGAACGCGATACTCAAGCTCATTCACATCAAGGCCAAGCCGCTGAGCATCAAACGGAGTGAGCGCAACATGGCTCGCGCCAGTATCAACCAGGAAACGCACATGGGTTCCGTCCACATTGGCGTCGGCAAAAAAATGTCCATTGCCTGCGCCCCCGAGGCTCACTACGCCTGGTTGGGAGCGGACGGCGGGCTTTGCCAAAAGCTGTGTATCAGTAAGTGTGAGGACGCTGGTCAGATTGTGCCGATAGCCATAGCCGATCACCAGGGTCAGCGCGATGGCAACCCAGCTCATGGCCTGCCGCAGCGCCAGACCGGCATTCGCCCGCCAGCCGACGAGCACACTAAGCGCAACTAAGCCAAGCAGGCTGAGACCCGGGAGCAGGCTTGATTGACCCTCCAGCGGTGCGATGAGCCGTGGTTGTGTCTGCAATGCAGCAAACAGAAAGGCGGTAAGCGTAAGCCCGGCCAGTCCGACCCATGTCCATGTGTTTCTTCGCATGGGCCGATTATGGGCACCGGTCTTTGCTGGAGAGTGAACAATAAACGGCAAATTCTAAGGGTTTTAAGTTTACCAAAGGGCCGATTTTGGTTGTTTTCCCCCTGAAACCGCCGCATTCATAGATTTCCGCTTGATAGCGCCTGTTTGGCATCCTATTTACGTGTTTCAAGCGGATAAATATTAGTTTTACTTTTTAGAAGCGTAAAATGAGCGGAACGGACAAAATTGTGCCTCTTGCGGGCGTGCGAGACAAAGCGACATCAAACACAGTCGCGGGTCTTGAGCTGCCCACGTTTCAGTCTGGTTGGGTCTGGCTCGCGGGCGCGGGGCCAGGCGATCCCGGCCTGCTTACGCTGCATACAGTCAATGCGCTCCAGCAGGCGGATGTGATTGTGCATGATGCCTTGGTGAGCGACGAAATTCTTTCCCTCGCCTCGCCAGCGACAGAAAAGTTCTATGCAGGCAAGCGCGGCGGCAAGCCCAGTGCAAAGCAGCGAGATATCTCCGCAAAACTCATTGAGCTTGCACGGCAAGGTAAGCGGGTGTTGCGCCTTAAAGGCGGAGATCCCTTCGTCTTTGGACGCGGTGGGGAAGAAGCGTTGAGCCTCGTTGAAGCGGGTATTCCCTTCCGGGTGATCCCGGGCGTCACCGCAGGTATTGGCGGCCTCGCCTATGCGGGCATTCCGGCAACCCATCGCGACACCAACCATGCGGTGACCTTTGTGACTGGCCACATGGCAGGCGGCGATGTGCCCGAGAACCTGGATTGGGCGGCAATCGCAAAAGGCTCGCCAGCCATCGTGCTCTATATGGCGCTCTCCCATCTCGAAGCGATTGTGCAGCTGCTCCTTGAGAATGGCCGTCTCCCCGGCGAGCCCATTGCCTTTGTGCGGAACGCAAGCCTGCCTGATCAGGAAGTGTTGGAAGCAACGCTCGGTGCGGCTGTTGCTGAAGTCAAACGCACCGGGTTCAAAGGCCCGGCCATTATTGCCATCGGTGAGATTGTTCGGATGCGACAAAGCCTTGATTGGCTGGGAGCGCTCAACGGCAAAGTGTTGAAGACAGATCCGCTCGGAACCCGCTCAGTCGAAGATACAGCCTGAAACTAGTCAGGTGCGACCAGCCCCACATCTGCAAAACGACCCGCCAGCTCATCCATAATCACATCGCGCTCTTCGTGACTATACTGGCTCCAACCACCGATCTCTTTCAGCGTGCGCCCGCATCCACGACAGAAACCCAACCGACCGTCGACGGCGCAGAGCCGCTTACAGGGACTTCTAATGGGGTCGGTGGACATAGCGCTCACTTTCTTCTCTGATCGGCGACCATACAAGCCACATCGCGATTTGGCCATCGGTGGCTGAACGCTCTATATAGCCTCACAAAAGTAAAAGTCAGGAGCCTTCTATGGACCGTGCCGCAACCGGCCTGCCGTTTGATGACATTCGCCGATTGATTGAGGGGCCGCCGCTTCCCGACAATGAAGCTGCCGACAGCGTGCGTGCCCAGAGCGAGCCTGGGCTTGGCGAGCTTCAAGAACTGGGTGAATGGTTGGCCGCCTGGCAGGGGCGGCCGAACCCGGCCATTACCCAGCCGTTGGTCGCGGTTTTTGCCGCAAACCACAACATTCTCGATCAAGGCGTTGCCGAAGACCCTATGTCAGCGACCCAGGACCGTGTGGAACTGATCGCCGCTGGCGGCGCTGCCGTGTCGCGCGCAGCCCTTCAGAGTAATGTTGGTTTGAAAGTCTTTGACTTGGCGCTCGATCTGCCAACTCCCGATATCACCCTTGAAGATGCACTGGACGAAGCAGCATGCGCGGCCACCATGGCATTTGGCATGGAAGCCATCGCTGGGGGGGCGGATCTACTCTGTGTGACCGATATTGGTGTCGGGAATCGCACCGTCGCCGCAGCCGTTGCATTGGCACTTTTTGGCGGAGCCGCGGAAGATTGGCTCGTCGGGGAGCCAGCGGACAAAAAGGAGCAGAGCCAAAAACAGGCCGTGGAGAGCGCCGTCTCGCGCCTTGGAGGCGAAGCCAGCGACCCATTGGAAGTTCTGCGTCGGGTTGGGGGGCGCGAATTTGCCGCAATTGCTGGCGCCATCTTGGCGGCGCGCTATCAGAAAATCCCTGTCCTCCTGGACGGACCAGTTTCCGTCGCGGCAGCTGCTGTTCTAAGGGCCTTGAACCCGGCGACGATTGCGCATTGTCGCGCAACCCATGTTGATGCGGACAGCGGTCATAAACGCCTCTTGACGGAACTGGGGTTAGAGCCACTTCTTGATCTCGGACTGCAGGGCAGCAGTGGGTTAGGCTCTGTTCTGGCCGTCGATCTGTGCAGATCTGCTGCCATTGCTGTTCAGAAACCGGGCGCTTAGTTTCCTTGCAGATTGACAGTTTGTCAGTAAAATCCCGCCAAACCTAATCGCCGGAGACCCCCCTTCGGCATTTAGCCAGAATACCCAGGAGGTACTTCCTATGGACATGAGTTTCTCGTCAGAAGACCTGGCGTTTCGCGATGAAGTGCGCACTTTCATCGAAGAAAACTATCCATGCATTACCAACACACGTTCCCGTGGCGACATGAGCCGAGACGACATGCTCGCCTGGCACAAGATCCTCGCCAAAAAAGGGTGGGTCGCACCACATTGGCCAGCGGAGCATGGCGGTTCAGGCTGGACCATCACGCAACGGTATATCTGGAATGAAGAATGCGCGCGGGCTGAAACCACGCCGCTGCTTCCCTTCGGTCTCTCTATGGTCGGACCTGTGATCTACACCTACGGGAATGAAGAGCAGAAAAAACGCTTCCTGCCAGGTATCTACAATGGCGAAGACTGGTGGTGTCAGGGCTATTCAGAGCCAGGTGCGGGATCTGACCTTGCTTCACTGAAGACCAAAGCGGTCCGTGAAGGCGATCACTACGTCATTAACGGTCAGAAAACCTGGACAACCTTGGCGCAGTTCGCGGACTGGATGTTCTGCCTGGCGCGCACCGATCCCGATGCAAAAATGCAGGAAAGCATCTCCTTCTTCCTGATCGACATGAAGACACCAGGCATTGAAGTGCGTCCCATCATCACGATGGATGGGGCTCATGAGGTGAATGAGGTTTACCTCGACAATGTCAAAGTGCCCGCTGAGAACATGATCGGCGAGGAGAACAAAGGCTGGACCTACGCCAAATTCCTGCTCGGCAATGAGCGCTCTGGGATTGCCGGTGTGGCCCGCTCGAAAAAGGCCGTTGAACGGCTGAAAAACATCGCGGGCAGTGAACTGCTTGATGGTGAGCCGCTCATCAAGGATGGCGAATTCGGCCGGAAGATAGCAGAAGTCGAGATCGACCTCTCTGCACTGGAAGTGACTGAATTGCGGACCTTGGCGGCTGAAAGCCGGGGGCAGGGGCCAGGGCCTGAAAGCTCCATCCTCAAGATCAAGGGGACGGAAATCCAGCAGCGGATTACAGAGCTTGCTCTAGAGGCCGTAGGGAATTACGCGCATGTTTATGCCCCACATGGGAAGGAAGAGGGCGACAATGCCTTCACACCCGGACCGGAATACTCCATCGGAGTTGCGCAGAACTACCAGAACATGCGGAAAACGTCGATCTATGGCGGATCGAACGAAATTCAGCATAACATTATTGCCAAAATGGTGTTGGGCCTCTAACACATAGGCCAATGGTCATTAAAAGGGTGCTGTCCGTGGATCTATCTGCGGGCAGTTACCTCAAAAAAACATAGCAAAGCGACTACCGCAGGGAAGAACCATCATGGACTTTTCATTTACTGAAGAACAAACATTGCTGCGCAACACCGTGCAGAGCTTCCTTCAGGACAAATATGACTTCGACACACGCCGCAAGATTTCTGCGAGCGCTGATGGATGGAGCAAGGAAATCTGGGGCCAATTCGCTGAACTCGGCCTTCTGGCAGCTCCTTTCTCTGAAGAACAGGGCGGCCTTGGTGGCGGTCCCATCGAAACCATGATCCTTATGGAAGAATTCGGTCGCAACCTTGTGATTGAGCCCTTCATGGAAACAGTCGTGATTTGCGGTGGTTTCCTCCGTGAAGCAGGCACAGCTGCACAGCAGGAAGCGCACGTTCCAGGCATCATTGGTGGCGAGAATGTTTGGGCATTCGGTTATGCGGAACCACAGGGTCGCTACAATCTGGCAGACCTCGTGACCACAGCGAAAGCCGATGGCGACGGCTATGTCCTCAACGGATACAAAGCGGTTGTTCTGGGTGCGCCTTGGGCAGACAAGCTCATCATCTCAGCCCGCACGAGCGGTGGTCAGCGCGATACAGACGGTGTCTCGCTCTTCATCGTTGATAAGTCAGCCGCTGGTGTATCTACCCGCGACTACCCAACAGTTGACGGGCGCCGTGCTTCTGAAATCACACTGGAAAATGTGAAGGTCGGTGCAGACGCTGTGATCGGCGAAGTTGGCAAAGCACTGCCGCTCATCGAAAAAGTCACAGATCAGGCAATTGCAGCGCTCAGCGCTGAAGCTGCTGGCGGCATGAAAGAGCTGAACGATGCGACGGTCGAATATTGTAAGACCCGCAAGCAGTTCGGTGTGCCAATTGGCAAGTTCCAGGTACTGCAGCACCGCATGGTCGACATGTTCATGGCATATGAGCAGTCCGTTTCTATGACCTATATGGTGACCTTGAAGCTGGGTGAGGGCGAAGAAGAACGTCTCAAAGCAGCATCAGGCGCGAAGGTTCAGATCGGCAAAGCAGGACGTTTTGTTGGTCAGCAGGCTGTTCAGCTGCATGGCGGCATGGGCATGACTGATGAACTCAATGTTGGTCATTACTTCAAGCGTTTGACAATGATCGACACCCAGTTCGGCAATGTAGATCATCATCTGACCCGCTATTCGTCAGCTGCATAACGCGTCTGACAGGTAGATTTAGAAAGCCGCGGGACCCAGGTCTCGCGGCTTTTTCTATGCCCATTCTATGCGGGCTTTATGGATAGGCTTTTGATAGCCGGTTGATTGAGTCTGGATTCGCCGGCAGCACTCGGTCGCGCGGGAAAGCGACACTGGCTCGTGTGCCGACACCCAGCTCGCTCTCAAGAGTGAATAGGCCGCCATGGGCTTCGGCAAGGCCTTTGACGATACTTAGACCAAGTCCGGTGCCTGAACCTGGGCGGGAAACGCCTTCTTTGCCCTGGCCGAATGTTTCGAGAACCTTTTCTAACTCATCTTCAGCAATGCCCGGCCCCTCGTCGTGGACACCGATGTAGAAGCCGCCATCAGATTGGTAGTCAGCAACGATATGAACCCGGCTGCCGCTTGGGGCAAATTTCACAGCGTTCGTGAGAAGGTTCAGCCATATCTGCCGTACCGCGCGTTTGTCCGCATGCAGATCTGGTAGCGAACGGCTGAACCGTCTTTCTATCTTGATATCATTGACGCTAGCCCGAAGATCCAGAAGCTTATGGCAATCGTCAGCGATACCGGACAGGTCGACTCGCTCTTCAAAGATTGAATATTGGCCAGATTCGATCTTAGAGAGATCGAGAATGTCGTTGATGAGTGCGAGCAGATGGTGACCGCTTGAGTGTATGTCGCCGGTATATTGAAGATATTTTTCATTCTCCAGCGGTCCAAAAACTTCTCGGCTGATAATTTCAGAAAACCCGATAATGGCGTTGAGCGGCGTGCGGAGTTCGTGGCTCATATTGGCCAGGAATTGGGATTTTGCGCGGCTCGCATCCTCTGCATTTGCGCGGGCTTTATCTGAACTCTGTTTTGCCTGGGACAGGGCTTCAATTAACTCGCTCTTTTCAATCGACATCTCGATCATTTTTTGCGCAGCACGGTTGATGCGAATTGCATGTCCGGTCATCGACGCGAAAAAGCCGCAATAGGCCAAGGCCATTACCCAGTAGATCGGATCGGGGTGGCTCAACAGGCTGGCAAGCAAGAAGACCGAATTGATTCCGGCCGCGCCGAAAAAATTGGGGATGTAGGAGGCGTTTACCAGGGTGATTGGCGCAAGCGACATGGCAACTACGACCAGTAGGTAGAAGTTGTTCATCAACACACCTTCCGCCCAGAAGAGTGCAATACATGAAGCCCACACAGCACTGTACAAGGTCGATCCTCCGACCAACCTGATTGCCCAGATTTTATCGTCGCGTTTCGTAAGAACGGTTTGCTCGGTGGCATTCAGGAAAGCGCGAGCGTTTGCCGAGTTGAGAATTTGTGCTGCAGTTGTTGCGACCGTCCAACCGAGAATTACTGGCCAATCAACCCAAAAGAGAAACGTAGGTGCGAGTACAAAAAGAATCGGGAGGTTCTGCTTGTAGCTGCTGGCGTGCGAGTGAGCGACTTGGCGCTTGAGCTGCTGGTCAAGCGGAATTCTCCGATCATCAACCGGCCAGCGACTAGCCCAACCGTTCCTGAATTTGAACATCGTCCCAGAGCCCCCCGGCGCCGCATAACCACAAGACATGTGGCCCTCTCTTCAAGTGCGGGGAGCCTCGGCTAAAAGTGTTAAAAACCGCTTCGAAGGCTTGGTTAAAAAACTTTTGTGGTATGCGAAAACCAGTGGAAAACAGCCCATGTTTCGTGCTGATCTGGTGGCCGTGCACACTTAAGTCTATAAAATAAAACAACAATTTCCGCGGGAAGCGGACAGAACGCAGGGAACAAAAAGGTCCATGTCAGATCCACTTATTTTCGAAAAGAATGGTCACATCGTCACACTCACCATCAATCGACCCGAAAGTCGCAATCCTTTAGGTGAGGCAGAGGACGCGGAAAACTTCACGGAAGCAGCTCGGCGTATCAACGAAGACATGGATGTACGCTGTGTGATCCTGACTGGGGCCGGCTCTGCATTCTCCGCAGGTGGCAATGTTAAGGCCATGCGTGAAAAGGGTGGGGGATTTGGTGGCCCAGGTGTTCAGATTGCAGATCGTTACCGCAATGGCATTCACCGCATCGTCAAATCGATCTGGAACATGCAGGTCCCGGTGATTGCGGCTGTGAATGGCCCGGCAATTGGACTTGGCAATGATGTAGCTTGTATGTGCGATACGCGGATCGCATCTGATAAAGCAAAGTTCGGGGTAACCTTCCTCAAAATTGGTCTTGTGCCGGGCGACGGGGGTGCATGGTTGCTGCCGAAGATTATCGGCATGGCCCGCGCGTCGGAGCTTTTCTTCACTGGCGATGTGATCAGTGCTGAGAAAGCGGAAAACTGGGGGTTGGTATCAGAGGTGGTGCCTCATGATGATCTTATGGCGCGGGCAAATGACTTGGCGGAACGCATCTGCGGTCAGTCGCCCAACGTGCTGCGTATGACCAAGCGCTTGATGAGAGAAGGCATGATGAACTCCTATGACACTGTCATGGAGATGTCAGCCAACATGCAGGCTCTGGCGCATCATACGGACGACCATAGAGAGGCGCTTGATGCCTTCTTTGAGAAGAGGGCGCCCACCTTTAAAGGCCAATAGAAAAATACGTAGGGAAACCGGGGTGTTTCGAGGCGGTGCTGAACATATCTGCACCGCCTTTTTGCCCGTTTTTGCAGAGGCTTTTCGTTGCTGAATGGCCCCTCAGCCATTAAAGTCCCGTCAAATTCAAAATTCACAATATTCAGGGAGAAATTCCATGGGCGCGATTGGCGTTGTAGCGACATTGAAAGTGCAGGCAGGCAAGGAAGCTGATTTCGAAGCAACCTTCAAAGATCTGCGTGACAAAGTTCAGTCCAATGAGGATGGCAATCTTCAATATGACCTCACCCGGTCAAAAGCAGATGCACAGACCTATGTCATCATGGAGAAATACGCGTCCCAGGAAGCGCTCGAAGCGCACGGGCAGACGGAATATTTCAAGGCAGCTGGCCCTGCACTTGGTGCTGTTCTCGCCGGCGCGCCGGACATTCAGTATCTCGACATTCTAGACTAATCAGTCGAGCTCAGTAGGAGACATTCATGGACCTCTCTTTTAGTCCAGAAGACGAAGCCTTCCGCAAGGAAGTGCGTGACTTCATCGCAGAACACTACACAGACGATATTCGTGATCAGGTGTCGCGGTCGAAGAACGGATATATCGACAAGCATTTGCATGTGAAATGGCAGAAGTCGCTCGCTAAGAAAGGTTGGGCAACACCCAACTGGCCGGTCGAGCATGGCGGCCCAGACTTCACGGCAACTCAGAAATATATCTTCGATGTAGAAATGAGTGGGGCTCATGTGCCGCACACAGTTCCTTTCGGCATCACCATGGTGGCGCCGGTCATCATGAAGTTTGGTACCGAAGAGCAGAAGAAGAAGTTCCTGCCCGACATTCAGGAAACGAATGTCTGGTGGTGCCAGGGTTATTCTGAGCCAGGTTCTGGCTCTGACCTTGCATCCCTGCAGATGAAAGCCGAAAACAAAGGCGATCACTATGTGCTGAACGGCTCCAAGATCTGGACGTCCGTTGCACAGCATGCAGATTGGATTTTCTGTCTTGTGCGGACATCCAACGAAGGCAAGCGCCAGGAAGGTATTTCCTTCGTGCTGGTCCCAATGGATTCTCCAGGCGTGAAAGTCGAACCCATCGTCTGTCTTGATGGCTCACCGGCACCGCACCAGGAAGTGAACCAGGTCTTCTTCGATGATGTGAAGATTCCGATTGAGAATCGTATCGGTGAAGAAAACAAAGGTTGGACCTACGCCAAGTACCTGCTCGAGTTTGAGCGCGGCAATGCTTATTCGCCGGGTCTCTATCACTCGCTTCAGAACATCCGTAAGATTGCAGCGGACACCGACATTGACGGTGGCAAGCTGATCGATCAGCCGGAATTCAAAGCCAAGGTCTCCGACATTGAAAACCAGGTTCGCGCCATGGAATTCACAGAGTTGCGGATTTTCTCTGCGCTTTCAACTGGCGGCAATGTCGGTCCTGAAAGCTCGCTCTTGAAATGCCGCGGTACAGAGCTGCAGCAGGCATGCACAGAGCTGGCTCTTGAAGCTGTTGGTTCTTATGCACAGCCTTATGTCGAGGACACACTGATCCAGTCCAATGAACCGGATGTGGGGCCGTCTTACGCAAAGGTAATTGCGCCCTATTATTTCTCGGTTCGCAAAACGTCGATCTTTGCGGGCTCGAATGAAGTACAGCGCAACATCATGGCGAAAGCGGTGCTGGGCCTCTAAGCCACTCCACAATCGCTGAAATGCTTAAGGGAGTGGATTTCGATCCGCTCCCTTTTCTTTTGAGAGGCCGCATGTCCGTACACGATGTGAATATTCGAAAAGCTGATGAGGCAGACATTCAGGAACTAGCTCGAGTCTGGAACGAGAGTTGGCATGCGGGACATGCACATCTGGACCCCGTAGCCGCCAGGTTCCGTGATCTACCCTATTTTGAAGCCCGCATCGGCTCCGGCTTGGAGCGCATGATTGTTGCAGAGGAAGACGGGAAGATTGTCGGCTTTTCAGGGTGGGAGGGTGATGGCATTGGGCAGGTGTTCATAGCCCCCAGCCATTTTGGAAAAAACGTCGCGCCGCGGTTGCTGGCCACAGTCGAGGCAATCTTAAAGGCGGAGGGACGTGAGCGTATCTGGTTGCACTGCGCTGTGGGAAACGACCGCGCGCGCCGGTTCTACGAAAAACATGGATGGCACGTCGTGAAGGAGTTCGACGATGAGATTGGAACTCATGACGGCCCAAGGCCAATGCGCTCCTGGCATATGGAAAAAGAAGTGTGAGCAGGGCCATTCATGACTGTGGATGACCCGAATATTCGTAAAGCAGAAGAGGCAGACTTTCTCGCGATTGCCCGTGTCTGGCATGCCAGTTGGCATGTTAGTGAAGGACTTCTTTGCCCCGCCGCTGCGCAAGGGCGGAACCTCGCTTGGTTTGAGGGGCGGGCGGGAACAAATGCTACGCGCATGTTTGTCGCCCAGATTCAGGGCGAAATTGTTGGCTTCGTCGGATGGGAAGAAGATGGCATCGACCAGCTGTTCGTACTCCCAGACTATTTTGGCTGTGGCATCGCACAGCGCCTTTTGAACGTTGCGGAAGATGTTCTTAGATCGGAAGGACATCTGAAAATCTGGTTGCATTGCGTCAAAGGGAACGACCGGGCGAGTAGGTTTTATGAGAAACAAGGCTGGCGGGTGGTTCATGAGTTTGACGCGGAGATGAAGACCAATACAGCCCCTGTCCTCGCTCGTGCATTGCATATGGAGAAAGATCTCTAGCTCCCAGTCATTGGCGTGGTGGTTCAAAACCGAACATTTGCGGCAAACACATTCTACGTAATTGAACAGTTAAATGTGCTTCAATGAGGAAAATTGATCGCGTCAGCGGCAGGGAAAACTGGGAGAAATCACATGAGCTTTGCACATCCGGAATATCTGATCTCACCACAGGCGCTGGCGGACAAGCTGGGCAATGACAATCTGCGTCTGTTTGAC
The DNA window shown above is from Parvibaculaceae bacterium PLY_AMNH_Bact1 and carries:
- a CDS encoding PaaI family thioesterase (Derived by automated computational analysis using gene prediction method: Protein Homology.), whose amino-acid sequence is MPDFPPEGFEPVLNDGGVSFETHVGPIFRQTDVPDGEAVWGFRAEPHHCNPYGMLHGGMAVALADTMMGSLVFHAIDGAPCATISLNTEFLAAAKSGVWIEGRAKLLRQGRKVCFVRADLFAEEKLIMTASGAWAIISGA
- a CDS encoding phosphomannomutase/phosphoglucomutase (Derived by automated computational analysis using gene prediction method: Protein Homology.), whose amino-acid sequence is MLPKPSPSIAPNSEEFETAPLVAPQGFREYDARWLFPDEINLRGIQALGMGLGTLLHDLKVDPRISVGHDYRSYSGSIQQALMNGLMAAGAEVFDIGLALSPTAYFSQFALDVPAVAMVTASHNENGWTGVKMGAARPLTFGPDEMSALREIVLNGTYQARPGGSYTYVNDMRERYVADLVDRPKIKRKLKVVAACGNGTAGIFAPAVLAGIGVEVIPLDCELDHTFPRYNPNPEDMEMLHAMRDKVLETGADVGLAFDGDGDRCGVVDNEGEEIFADKVGVMLARDLSTTQPNAQFVVDVKSTGLFLTDPVLIENGAKTDYWKTGHSYIKRRAHELDALVGFEKSGHYFFNPPIGRGYDDGLVSAIAICGMLDRAPDQSMADLKRALPKTWGSPTMSPHCPDDKKYGVVDRIIARIQAMADKGDQLIGQAIRSVVTVNGVRVTVEDGTWGLIRASSNKPGLVVVVESPTSDKNKKAMFGALDAILAEEPDVGEYDQKI
- a CDS encoding TIGR02281 family clan AA aspartic protease (Derived by automated computational analysis using gene prediction method: Protein Homology. GO_function: GO:0004190 - aspartic-type endopeptidase activity [Evidence IEA]; GO_process: GO:0008150 - biological_process [Evidence IEA]) produces the protein MRRNTWTWVGLAGLTLTAFLFAALQTQPRLIAPLEGQSSLLPGLSLLGLVALSVLVGWRANAGLALRQAMSWVAIALTLVIGYGYRHNLTSVLTLTDTQLLAKPAVRSQPGVVSLGGAGNGHFFADANVDGTHVRFLVDTGASHVALTPFDAQRLGLDVNELEYRVPYQTANGTAYAALVTLDEVSVGSISVRGVRASVSQGGLSQSLLGMSFLSKLSAVELSGDRLMLRE
- the cobA gene encoding uroporphyrinogen-III C-methyltransferase (Derived by automated computational analysis using gene prediction method: Protein Homology. GO_function: GO:0004851 - uroporphyrin-III C-methyltransferase activity [Evidence IEA]; GO_process: GO:0019354 - siroheme biosynthetic process [Evidence IEA]), with the protein product MSGTDKIVPLAGVRDKATSNTVAGLELPTFQSGWVWLAGAGPGDPGLLTLHTVNALQQADVIVHDALVSDEILSLASPATEKFYAGKRGGKPSAKQRDISAKLIELARQGKRVLRLKGGDPFVFGRGGEEALSLVEAGIPFRVIPGVTAGIGGLAYAGIPATHRDTNHAVTFVTGHMAGGDVPENLDWAAIAKGSPAIVLYMALSHLEAIVQLLLENGRLPGEPIAFVRNASLPDQEVLEATLGAAVAEVKRTGFKGPAIIAIGEIVRMRQSLDWLGALNGKVLKTDPLGTRSVEDTA
- a CDS encoding DUF1289 domain-containing protein (Derived by automated computational analysis using gene prediction method: Protein Homology.), yielding MSTDPIRSPCKRLCAVDGRLGFCRGCGRTLKEIGGWSQYSHEERDVIMDELAGRFADVGLVAPD
- a CDS encoding nicotinate-nucleotide--dimethylbenzimidazole phosphoribosyltransferase (Derived by automated computational analysis using gene prediction method: Protein Homology. GO_process: GO:0009236 - cobalamin biosynthetic process [Evidence IEA]); translation: MDRAATGLPFDDIRRLIEGPPLPDNEAADSVRAQSEPGLGELQELGEWLAAWQGRPNPAITQPLVAVFAANHNILDQGVAEDPMSATQDRVELIAAGGAAVSRAALQSNVGLKVFDLALDLPTPDITLEDALDEAACAATMAFGMEAIAGGADLLCVTDIGVGNRTVAAAVALALFGGAAEDWLVGEPADKKEQSQKQAVESAVSRLGGEASDPLEVLRRVGGREFAAIAGAILAARYQKIPVLLDGPVSVAAAAVLRALNPATIAHCRATHVDADSGHKRLLTELGLEPLLDLGLQGSSGLGSVLAVDLCRSAAIAVQKPGA